A segment of the Candidatus Paceibacterota bacterium genome:
TATCCGGTACCTGACGCTGAATGACCTTTCAAATCCGCCGGAGGTGGTTGAGGACGCCGGGACCTTTGCCGGCAACGCGACCAAGAAGGCGGTGGCACTGGCGAAGTGGCTGGCGGAAACCCACGGCGCGCGAGGCGGCGCGCCAGACGGCGAATTACACGTGCTGGCGGACGATTCAGGCCTGGAAGTAGATGCCCTGGGCGGCGCGCCGGGGATTCATTCGGCGCGATTTGCGGCGCTGGACACCGGCGTAGCGGGCAACTCCTCGACCGCCGACAACAACGCCAAGCTGCTGCGCTTGCTGGCGGAGGTGCCGGCTGACAAGCGGACGGCGCGGTTTCGCTGCGTGATGGCGCTGACCCCCGCGCCGGGCGCGGAACGCGGCGGCGCTTCGCCGGTGTGCTACGCGGACGAAGCGGAGTTGCGAACGGAGCTGTTCGAAGGCACCTGCGAAGGGCGGATTGGATTTGCGCCGCGGGGGCAAGGAGGCTTTGGCTATGACCCGCTCTTTATCCCGACGGGGCACAGCCGCACCTTTGGGGAACTGGAGGAGGCGGTCAAGAACGAGTTGAGCCACCGGGCGCGGGCATTGGCATTGCTCCGGTGCAAATTAATTGATTGAGGCCGGGGGCTTCTCTGGTATTCTGCCGGAATGCCAGGCCTGCGCGCGGCGCCGTTTTCGAGTCCACGGGATTGCCGCAAAGGCATGGAACAGTTAGCAGTTATTGAACACTGGTTGCCAATGAACGTTGAATATGTTCGCCGGATGGTGGCGCGTTCGGCGACGCTGGTGGTTCTGGGTTTGTCCGCTCTGATCGCCGCCGGCCAGCCGAACGGGATTTACGCAGATTTCACCACGAGCCTGGGCAGCTTTACCTGCCAGCTGGATTACACCAACGCGCCCAGGACGGTCGCCAATTTCGTCGGGTTGGCTACGGGCGAGCGCGCCTGGCTGGATTTGCCGACGGGCCGAGCGCGCACCAATGCGTTTTACAACGGCCTGACGTTCCACCGGGTGATTGCCGGGTTCATGAATCAGGGCGGCTCTCCGAATGGCCAGGGCACGGACGGGCCGGGTTACTACTTCCCGGATGAGTTCAACACGAACCTGGTCTTTGACAGCTATGGCGTGCTGGCGATGGCCAATTCCGGTCCCAATTCCGACGGCTCGCAGTTTTTCATCACAGTCGCGCCTTACGGTTACGGGAACAACAATTACACTATCTTCGGCCGGGTGGTGTCTGGCTCCAATGTGGTTTACGCCATCAACCACGTCGCCACCGGCGCGAACGACAAGCCACTCACTGACGTGGTCATCCAGCAGGTCAACATCCGCCGGGTGGGGGCCGCCGCGCAGGCTTTCAACATCCATGCCCACAGATTGCCGTTGGTGACCAACCAGTTCCTGCGGATCACCAACCGCACGGGGCAGGTCAGCCTGGGCTTCACGAACCGGCCGTTTGCCGAGAACCGGCTTTACTCCTCGACCAACCTGAGCGCCTGGACGGCGGAGTATCTCGGGATTGAAAGCGCCACACCAGGGACCAATACCCTGTATCGCGCGAAGGACGCGCCGCGGAAGTTTTTCCGCATGGCCCAGGTCCAGTACACCTCGGTTGCCCCCGAAACCTTGTATGGACGCACTCTCACGCTCAATTTCACGGTAGGGCCGGGGTTAATCACAATCATCTTCAATTCGAGCGGGGGGGGGACATACACCTGGGCGGGGGGTGCCCCCGGAACGGTCCTTTATGTCTGGGACCAGGAACCCTACGGGGGT
Coding sequences within it:
- a CDS encoding non-canonical purine NTP pyrophosphatase is translated as MDPEIYPLRTFGALLLADSPLVWTHMVILVIATRNRHKVQEIRAILGEHIRYLTLNDLSNPPEVVEDAGTFAGNATKKAVALAKWLAETHGARGGAPDGELHVLADDSGLEVDALGGAPGIHSARFAALDTGVAGNSSTADNNAKLLRLLAEVPADKRTARFRCVMALTPAPGAERGGASPVCYADEAELRTELFEGTCEGRIGFAPRGQGGFGYDPLFIPTGHSRTFGELEEAVKNELSHRARALALLRCKLID
- a CDS encoding peptidylprolyl isomerase, with product MNVEYVRRMVARSATLVVLGLSALIAAGQPNGIYADFTTSLGSFTCQLDYTNAPRTVANFVGLATGERAWLDLPTGRARTNAFYNGLTFHRVIAGFMNQGGSPNGQGTDGPGYYFPDEFNTNLVFDSYGVLAMANSGPNSDGSQFFITVAPYGYGNNNYTIFGRVVSGSNVVYAINHVATGANDKPLTDVVIQQVNIRRVGAAAQAFNIHAHRLPLVTNQFLRITNRTGQVSLGFTNRPFAENRLYSSTNLSAWTAEYLGIESATPGTNTLYRAKDAPRKFFRMAQVQYTSVAPETLYGRTLTLNFTVGPGLITIIFNSSGGGTYTWAGGAPGTVLYVWDQEPYGGSLWPIQYSGVVPMTLLLDFKTSTAGAMSGTAYFGEETGSVFGTFSLSGP